From the genome of Salvia splendens isolate huo1 chromosome 7, SspV2, whole genome shotgun sequence:
AGcgggggaagaaaggggaaaataacacaactcgaccatagctcaaAATGAGTTAGAATAActcaaataaaatcagagtatcatttcaacaattgaGAACTCAAAGGGATTATATGTCAACAATAtataaactcaaaagaaacaacattcagcggaagcattcgagagaagaataatattatgtatgaagacacaatatattcggaacatttaaaacaaacacaaatcttcaccaactctgctcaacacccaccgcgcttgtcacagctcaacctgcacatttttaaaagaaatgcagggctgagtacttgatgcactcagtggactcatgccgaaaacattttcaataaaaaaaatatttatcatgccattaacgagtgacctcggggttttaactttgaaagagcccgagtcactaaatcATTTCActaacatcatcatcaccatcaacctcaacatcatcaacctcaacatcatcaacctcaccataccatatctgaacatacatgacaaggaatgtggccacattccaagccactagaccggccaactcagagagatagcgcacgatctacggggtgtacactagcctgaatagagactcactccctagtcagacccgaattcgattaaccatacatggcaaaagccacttcagataggtcccatagcaacacaaaaatatggcatgacaaacatatttcgcaaaaataaatatacttaggacatagtccttatttaaaaagaaagcccacctcgttctcttaacTCCTCAACTCGTCTTTCCGCCGTTTTGTTTTCAAATAGCTTGCCAAAAATTCACCCTTTTTATGGAAGAACATAATATGCAAAAATTAGACTTTAGAgaacaaaacatttaattaaaataatgcaTGTATCCTTGTGATATTAAATCTTACCCTTCGACATTACTTAGAAAATTCTGAAATCCTCGTACATTAATCATAAGGTCAGCCGACTCTATCACAACAATATGATTCTTTAATTCAATCCGTGAAGCTCCTAGCTACTGGCCCAAATCTTCCATTTAATTAGTTTGGCCCGAACTCAAATTAACTCCAATCCAAATCCTTTGTCAAAGCCCTCTGCCAAGATAGGCAATTTCCCATTGGATTTACTAACCCATCACTACACATACCCCACTCTTCTgtccaaaattttaaaatagaaaaggcTGGGCAATGTGTAATCAAATTCCATAATAATAACCACATCTCAAAATAATCTAAGGCccaatatttaaaataaatcctTGGCCCAACAAGCAGCCCAAAACTATACTCCCTAAcatcattcttcttcttcttctacacATGATCTGTACGTCCCTATCTCCCATCTCTCTTCCCCAAACTCCTCTCTTACTCCTTCCTAAATTCACATCACATATTTCACTCCCCCTCAATCTTACATTCATCTTCTTCTCCAGAAACAACACCCATCTCTCTATTTCTTCTCCAATTCACACAAAATCCCCAATTTGAGAAATCCTCCAAAATTGAGAAATCCCTCACCCCACCGTCTCTTTCTCCGTCGCTCCCCCAACACTCCATACCAGAGCCGTCGGCCATTCCTCCTCCGACGCTCGCTGCACTCCGGCGACGTGGCGTCGTCCGACTACCTCCGTCGCTGATTTTGCTGTCTCTGCCGGGGAGTGCTGCTGTTGCTTGCCGCGTCCACGCCGTTGCTCGGCGCCGCTGTACCCGACGCCACTGCTGCCGTCGCCGTCGGGTTCAGTCACAGCAGCTGCGGTCAGCCACCGTCAGACCATCTCACGCCCGCAGCCTCTATCTTTCTCCTCTCTCTGTCACAGCGCCGCTGCGCTCTCGACTCCTCCGTCGCCGATTTCACGCAGCTGCTGTCGGCTTctctcgtctctctctctctgaatttTAGTTCCGATTTCTATTGGAATTGAAAGAATATGGTGAATAGTGGAGTTGTGGGCAGATTTCTATGcgtgggaaaaaaaataatctcgTAGGTCATTGCAGTATATTCCCAGATTTTGTGGAACTGGTTAAACTGAAGAAAAACGTGGAATCATGAGGAGATATATGTGGAGAAACCGATTTCATGAAATCATGGAAGGTAGAAACCGGGTTTTGTGGAACAGAAATAGGGTGAAATCAAATTATTGAGAGCAATCTGTCGGTTTTCATCTCCAATTGGGCTTCAAAATgtagtttcaaaaaaaaaatgaattgggcttggaaaattaaataaattggggGTAGAAAAGAATTATTGTTATAGGCCCAAAATGATATATCCTTCTATCGACTAACGAAACAAaggccaaaaaaaaaaatttcaggtgcacaaacgatgtcactacgagaacaaataaaaaggttagaaaaagtcggggtattacatCTGGCTACGGACAATATATAGCATAGCATGATCATAATATCCGAAGTACCTTCTTCTTGTACGAATCGTTTACAGGTGACATGTAACCTCCAATAACACAAAACCCTTGAGAATTTACAGCATCTCTAGCCAACTCTGGGAATTAAGGCAGTAGTCAACACACCAAACACATCGAAAAAGCAAATTCAACGTAGATGGACAACTAATTTTAACATTACATTCATGTATCTCGCATTCCACATATCTGAACAACACTATTTTGTAAAACAATTATTCACAACCTAAATTCAATCATCAATCATATCTCCACACACACAGGTAGAAAggattcataaaaaaaagcaaaaaattcTCACCAAAACAACGCAAGTGCATGTTTGTAGGAGGATTGAAACTTCCAGTTGAAACCAAAACTACAAAAATCTTCCCCCTATTGAGAGAAGGCCAAAAATTCCTCATTCAGTGTCGCAATTTGAAGTTTCTACCTCAAACAAAGGCCTCAGTATTTCAAGAATCGGATATGACTAAACGTATGTAGACTTACTTGGCATCAGAGCTTGATAAACTATCTTTCGTGATAGATTTGAGGGATAATTTATCTAGTGGCAGCGGTATATCTATAAAACCAGGCAAAATTCATTATGATTTTCGAGCAAAGATCAAGTTTTTGAGTGATTGACAAGAAGCATAGAACGTGAGCTGATTGAATAAGCAGCAAAATTTACCTGGGTTTGAGGCTTCCATTCGATAAATTCTTGAAGCGTAAGGAATTCCTCTTGCGCAAACACACAAACAGTTGATATGCAATCTGAAAGCAGCTGATTTCTTAAAAAGTCGGTCTATACAACTTACTACATAGAAATTTCtttttagggcatccacaatggggagCCCTACAGTCCGccctatagggcgccctatgcaccgcaaCATCGGCATTtcatcctcctacccttccacctgcattgggatgccctataggccgccctatagtccgccctaagcattttatttatttgaatatttaaaacactacaaaaattggaaaaaaaaaaacttcatttcattaaaattcaaacattacactacaaaataaaaaaactacaaattctcaACAGCGGTTACggtcccaaacttcttcaatcatgtcgttcatgagctgaacatggtcttgttggttgcgcattgaggcttgTCTAGATAGAACATCATTGAATTAAACACGATCTACGAATACACTTGAGATACAACTCACAAATGggctattaaattaaaaaattatgaacacAAAATAATGGTACGGTCTGATCACCTGCATTCCTTGTATCACCCATCCACGAACTCTGAGCATAAACCACTCTTGGACgtttctaaaaaaataatgttGGTGATTCTAGATATAATATGTGAGAATATACAAAATATTGAAGCTATGCAACCAAGATTTACCATTGATCAGTAATAATAGTCAGAAAACATCTTACCGAAACACGACGAATGACGCAGGTGCAGCACTTCAGCTAGTATTACTGAGATCAGAGCTTATCTATGCAGACCTGCGAGAAAAAGGAAAAGGCTCAACTCCTAATTTATTCGGTGAGACCATATTTGCACAGCCAATTAATTTGTAACCATATTGCACATTTATTTATGATACGAATATCCATGTAAGTAGCATCATCAATAATTCAAGAGCCAGGAAATAATTTCATCTTTGGCAATCCAATACATAGCCAAGTGATACAAATTTCTAATTTATCAATCAGAGAATACCAGCTTAACGATGGAGGTGAAACTGACAATAACTCCATGGTCTGATGACAATAGAAGCATTAGCTATTATAGCCAGTAGTGATTTTAGATTTCACTTCCAAGATACATAATATTCTCCATCGACAACAAAGAGAACTGGTAATTACTAGTAAGTTACAAAAAAAAGACATGATTGAGCATTCAAAGTCATGCACCATAGAGCCAAAAGAGGCAACAGCCAATTTATCTAGAAGTTACTGAATTTGAGCGAATGTAAAATGACAAGTTATAATTTTAGAAACAAATATCCATAAAATTGTACTCTGGCTAATAAAAGCATTCAAGAGAGAATATAACTGATGGTGGATCATTTCTAAGTCAAAGGGGTTGAATAAGAGCATTGGTATGTGTTAGGGCATTTGGTCTAGTGGTATGATTCTCGCTTTGGGTGCGAGAGGTCCCGAGTTCGATTCTCGGAATGCCCCCTCTTTTTATAGCAACTATGCAAAAGAACTCATGGCTTTtgcaattaaaaaataataatcatagATTTTAAATTTCATCTATGTAGGCTCTAAATTGTTGCCATAAGAGAATGGGATGGCAATAAAATTTGAGggtaaaatgaaaaaaaaaactgaaattagaCATTAATCTGAAGTATGTTAGTTGGGATGGCATATTTTCATATTATACATGTCAAAGTCACATTAAATTCACCAAAATCATGCatcatggaaagaataaatGTATCATAGTCCAGAAGTTATTCGTTAGTTGGGGGAAAAGTGATGGAAGCTCAATGTCAAGCTCCATAAAGCCAGAAGGAACAAATAGCTGTTAAAATGAAACAATAAgccattttataatttattgaaaACAAGGCAGCTAAAATGATAGTAGGTATTTTTAAAGGAACTCGAGGATGAATGTAAATGACGACAGATCATTTCCAGGTCAAAGAGGTTGAATATGAGTATTAGTGTATAACAGGGCATTTGGTCTAGTGGTATGATTCTCGCTTTGGGTGCGAGAGGTCCCGAGTTCGATTCTCGGAATGCCCCTGTCAAATAATGAGATCATCATGAcatattgtttttatttctaCAAATTTAGCAGTAAGGATGGTATAATATAAAAGTCAACTATGCAATGCATAACAGCAATCAACTACGTAAGACAGATATATTCGATGAATATCTATCACGTCTAAACCATTTTTGTTTATCAATCAACTACCCCCAGCCTTTTCTATTTGAAGCCTAACGACATTTTTGTAACAATGATTAACCCAATATCCAAGAGGAGATGACTTAGATAAATAGATCCTGAGGAACAGCAAAGGTTATAATCAGAAAGTTAGAATGAGAAGTGAATTGGGCATTTGGTCTAGTGGTATGATTCTTGCTTCGGGTGCGAGAGGTCCCGAGTTCGATTCTTGGAATGCCACCTTTTTAAACaagtaaataattatttatattggCTTTTACCCCaatcactattttttttattaatgtgacAGGCATGTTGGATCTGAATGATGAGATACTAGATGCATATGTCTCCTAGATGTACTTCTGCTAATTatacaataatatttttttgtttcctGTCAAAGAAGCCTACCCGACAAGAAACAAATCCTGAACAGCAACACATGGTCCtcaaaataaaattccaactagGTCAACTACACATAATAAAAGCCCTAGCATTATTCAGTATTCACTATAGGGTAACATATCTAAGACAGATAACAACAGGGCATTTGGTCTAGTGGTATGATTCTCGCTTCGGGTGCGAGAGGTCCCGAGTTCGATTCTCGGAATGCCCCCTTTTTTATGTGCATTGCCTTCAAGAAATTCATTTAATTACTTTTCCCCTTTCACTGTCATTTTACCTATATTCAGTTGCTCAATAATATATAATGGGTTAACTTCTCCATACTCAAATCTCCAACCACAACAAAGATTAGTACTACAAGATAAATTGTGattttttccgaaaatatgaaaATACAAGAAAATAAGGGGTATTAGCAATAGCTTCTAAAGACACAAAAAAGCAAGTTGGGGGAAGCGATAATGGCATTATAGTTCATATGTCATAAGTAGATTTGTAAAACCAAGAGAATTCTCAAGCATTTTTCATTTGTGAAATCAACCATGGtgttttaatttcacaaatatCAATAATAATCTTCAAATATGCAACTGGAAATGGCCATAAACAAATTGTAGTGAAAGCAAACTGAAATTAGACATATTAATGTGAAGTATGTTAAAGAAGGTACATATTTTCATAAACATGCCAAATTCCAAGAGAGTTGAGTTTAATTTCGCCAAAAATAGGAGATGCCCAAACTgcaatatattttaaatttaatactgACCAAATTCAAACAAGAGAGGTGAATCAAACTACACAAGTAAATTTGTCAGTTAATGGGAAAATGATGGAAGCATTATAAGTTATGCAATATGAAGCCAAAAGGAACACTGTTACAAAATGTGGTAAGAAAGTTTTTGAAAGAAAAGAATCTTAACAAAATTCCAGTCTGATAACTAAAGGAACTTAAGAGGTTGAATAAGATCATTAGTAATTGTCAGGGCATTTGGTCTAGTAGTATGATTCTCGCTTTGGGTGCGAGAGGTCCCGAGTTCGATTATCAGAATGCCCCCCCAGTCAAAGAATGAGATCAACATgacatatattttatttctacaaATTTAACAAAGAGGATGGGATGGTATAATAAGTCAACTATGCTATGCGTAACTGCAACCAATAATCTTTTGctagttaaataaagtaaagtACGGAATAGTAAGTCTCTAGTCTAATAATGGTATTACCAACCACTTGTATATGATAGCAGATATGTGAATACCTATCGTGTCAAAACCATTTCTTCTGTTAATCAGTTACACCATTTACCACAAGTTTCTCTATTTGAGGTCTAACTACACTTTGCTAACAATGACTAACCAACAATCCAAGATGAGTtgattttaaaaagtaaatcaTGATGCGAGAGGTCCCGAGTCTGATTCTCGGAATGCCCCTTTCAAACAAGTACTAGTAATTTTAATTAGCTTTTATCCCAaccattatatattttattaatgtgtagGACATATTGGACCAGACAGATGAAAGATTGGATGGACATCTCCCCTAGATGTATCTCTGCTCATcttacaatatttatttttctatccTATCAATGAAACAAGCCTCGCAAATCCTAAATAGTCAAGCCACAATGGACAAAATTAAAGTGTTTTAGCAGCGCATCATAAAGTCGacaggaaa
Proteins encoded in this window:
- the LOC121741812 gene encoding nicotinamide/nicotinic acid mononucleotide adenylyltransferase 1-like isoform X3 produces the protein MPMLRCIGRPIGRTVGLPIVDALKRNFYVVSCIDRLFKKSAAFRLHINCLCVCARGIPYASRIYRMEASNPDIPLPLDKLSLKSITKDSLSSSDAKGKIFVVLVSTGSFNPPTNMHLRCFELARDAVNSQGFCVIGGYMSPVNDSYKKKVEL
- the LOC121741812 gene encoding uncharacterized protein LOC121741812 isoform X1, whose protein sequence is MPMLRCIGRPIGRTVGLPIVDALKRNFYVVSCIDRLFKKSAAFRLHINCLCVCARGIPYASRIYRMEASNPDIPLPLDKLSLKSITKDSLSSSDAKGKIFVVLVSTGSFNPPTNMHLRCFELARDAVNSQGFCVIGGYMSPVNDSYKKKKSELKFRERETREADSSCVKSATEESRAQRRCDRERRKIEAAGVRWSDGG
- the LOC121741812 gene encoding nicotinamide/nicotinic acid mononucleotide adenylyltransferase 1-like isoform X2; amino-acid sequence: MPMLRCIGRPIGRTVGLPIVDALKRNFYVVSCIDRLFKKSAAFRLHINCLCVCARGIPYASRIYRMEASNPDIPLPLDKLSLKSITKDSLSSSDAKGKIFVVLVSTGSFNPPTNMHLRCFELARDAVNSQGFCVIGGYMSPVNDSYKKKGLIHGCI
- the LOC121741812 gene encoding uncharacterized protein LOC121741812 isoform X4, translated to MPMLRCIGRPIGRTVGLPIVDALKRNFYVVSCIDRLFKKSAAFRLHINCLCVCARGIPYASRIYRMEASNPDIPLPLDKLSLKSITKDSLSSSDAKGKIFVVLVSTGSFNPPTNMHLRCFGSYPWLHINILPIHDE